The sequence below is a genomic window from Tenacibaculum tangerinum.
ACATATTATTTGTAGGTGCTTTTTTTGTAGAAAGAAAACAATATGAACTGGGCGAGAAGTTTATACTGAGCGAAGCCGAAGTAAGCCCATGTGGGACCACCTTTAAAGAGGTCGCCTAAAAATTACTTTCTAGACGACCTCTTTTTTGTTTGTAAGAGGAAAAATGATTCGGAGGAGAAGTTTGTATTGAGCGAAAATCCGCAGTATCCTGGGTGTAACTAATCGTATCGCCCGCTAGCGTTACGCTTACTGGTAAAATTTAAATGATTGTACGTAATACTGCTAATGCCTTTATTTTCATAGCACTTGATTTTTTTTCAGGTGCCAATTTAGGACATTAACCAATACAAAACCTAGATTTTACAAGCCTGACAAATTTTTATAATGTCAATGAACATAATATACTGCTCTTTTTGAGCAGTATATTTTATTTAACTTATTGATTTTTAAAGCTTAAATTTATATGAAAATAGTAAGTGCCAGTTTAGGACACTACCCAACATCTCTGCTGTGATTTCTTCTTTATCTATTTTAAAATTTAAGTTCTAATTGCTTACTCTTGCTCGACACGGATTGCAAATCCGCGCTATCGGATTTAGTTAGGCTGAAAAGATTTTGTTGAAATAATTGAATAAAAAATGATTCCTAAATGGAGTCATTTTTTGTTTTTTACTCTTTTCGATTAATTAATCTTAATGGTTTTTCTTCATTCGTTTTTAAAACTAAACTGTCTTTCGATAACTTCAAAACTAAACTTTCTGATAAAATCTTATTATCTAAATATCTTATAGTAAGTTTATTTTTTTTGATAAAAACTAGATAAGGAGTATCATAATATTCCACATATCTTAGAGTATCGTCCTTAATTTCAAACAAAGCGTTATCTTCTTCATTTTCTGCGCATACACCATTTAATAATCCACTGTCAAAACAATTTTGTGCTTTTTTTACTATTGCTGTTGTTCTGGAGCCTTGAAAAATCTCATTTTTTTCTACATCCAGTTTAACTCCAGTAGCAAAAGAATATAAATAAAGAAGTAATAATGATAGTACTATTAATATAAAAACTAAGATGTATGTTATTTTCTTGTTTTTCATAAAGTTTATAGTTTATTCCAATTTGGATATTTATAGTTAGTTTTCTTCTTTTTAGACTTATTTCTTGTAGATTTTGTGCTGTTTATTCTACTAGCATTCTTTTTAAGCCTATCAAAATAACTATTAGGAACAGGGTTTTTAAAGTTTAAATTTATGTAAAAATAGTAAGTGCCAGTTTAGGACACTACCTTATTAGTAGAGTTATTTTTCTATTTTTCATCATTCTTTAAAATTTAAAAAAAGAAGAAAACTTTCTTATCCTTATCAAAGAAAATATCTTCTTCACTTGAATATAAAATTTCCAACTTTTCTCCCACATTAACTTCATTGCACTTAGAGTTCGTCACAAAAACAAAATATTTTTTTTGTTATATATAAATTCTAACGAACTACTGTGTCCAAAAGTACTTGCTTTACATTTCTTTTTACTGATAGTAACTGTAATATTTTTTGAATTATTCTTAATCTCATATTTTTCGTATATTTTGTAAAATGACCAAAATAAAAATATGACTAAAAAAAGAATCTTAATAAAATTACTAATTCTACTTTGTTTCATCCTTTTGAATTTCATCTTTTAACAGACCCTGACCTTTATTTAAAGCTGTTTTAACACGTTTATTGGTCTCAAAAATAGTTAAAACTATGTACTTTAGTGCATTTCGCTTTAGCTTCTATAAATACATGCCTTTGTTTTTATGTCAGAACAAATGGTAAATGGACACGCGGTTTCTCGTTTAACCGTTCACATAGTTTGGAGCACGAAATACCGTTATTCAGTTTTACGAGGAGATATTCAGAAGGATTGTCGAAAAATTTTGATACAGATTTGCGATTTAGAAGGAATTAATATATTGAAAGGTGTTGTTAGCAAAGACCCTGTTCATATACACATAGAGTATCGCCCTTCCCAAAACATCAGCACTATAGTAAAAAAGTTAAAGGGGCATAGTTCACGAAAGCTTCAGGAAAAATTTCCAGAATTAAGGAATCGTTATTGGGGCAGGCATTTTTGGGCAATAGTTTTTAGATGTTGGAGTATAGGTAATATCACCGATAAAATGGTAAATGAATATTTGGAGCATCATCGAAAATCTACAAATGATAATGACAATTTCATATTAGAGTGATTGCGTACAACTGACTTTAGTCGGGAAAAAACCTATGGCACTTTAGTACATAGTGTTTAGTTAATTGATTATCAGTGTAAAATTCATTCACCTTATAAAAGCACCTTTTTACTACACTACCCTAATTCACTAATTTTTTTAGAATCATATTTTCATTCATGCTTTCACTAAAAGGTTTTAGATATACAAAGTATATAAAGTTATTATTTTTTATAATCATTAATTCATTAAACTCTTTCACATTGGGAGTGCTTGGGTTACACTGCAAATGCATAGTGCTAGAATCATTATACGACATACCAAAAGTGTTTTCTAATGGAAATGAAAGATATAATCTTTCTTCTGTTTTGTTTTTTATATACTCACTTTTAAACCCTTCTATATAAATGTTCAATTTATGAACATTGTTTTTCTCTCCGTATAGATAATTTAACTCATTTAAAGAAAGAAAATTTGTGTAAAATTTAACCAAATCCTTTTTTGATTCCTTATCATAAAAAAATGAAGATTCTGTTAAACTTTTTATACCTTCTGCCTTTCTTTTAAAAAGAATTAAAGCATATTTTGATTTATCATAGGTATAAACAGAAATAGGAAAATTTGAATCCATTGATAGAGTATATTTATATGATAAATTGGGGTAATCTTTTTTTAAAACTTCTCTATAATCTATTGGTTCATTTACGAATTTCTTTGAGAAAGACTTTCTAACCCCAGAAAACATTGAAATAATATAATAGGAAAAAATTCCTGTTATAACAAAAATTAATAATATTTTAGTTTTATTCATAATTTATGAATTTAATTGAGTACAATCCAAAAGCAACAGGTATTGCCGAAGCAGATGTTTCTCCAGATAATACAGTATATATAATAGCCCCAACGGCGAAATTCCCCTGACACTACAACTCTCTTTTAGTAAACTAACAATTAAATCATTTGTTGAAGATTTTTAGGCTTGATAAATATATTCTAGCTGAAAATATTTCTTGCAATCTTTACAGTAAAATCGCGGCTTACTATTTTGTCTCCCTTTTCTAATAACATCAAAAGAAATACACTTAATATATTTCATAGCATTTTTTAGGTGCTAATTTAATACACCAAGCAATATCAAACCCTTATTTTATAACTTCTAAAAAATTTTTATGATGTTTAGGAACTAAATATACTGCTCGAAAAGAGCAGCATATTTAAGTTAATTTATTGATTTTTAAAGTTTAAATTTATGCAAAAATAGCAAGTGCCAGTTTAGGACACTACCAAACACGCCTTTTTTTGACTAAAAACAGAAAATCCCTAATTTTAATTCGGTAACTTCTTACTTAACAAACCGTAAATAAAAGTGCCCAATAGCGCTCCTAAAAGCACCACAATCATAGGCAGTATACCTTGTCCAATCAACACAAAAATAGGTGCAGGGCATGCGCCAGCCAATGCCCAACCTAAACCGAAGATGATGCCACCTGCC
It includes:
- the tnpA gene encoding IS200/IS605 family transposase; this encodes MSEQMVNGHAVSRLTVHIVWSTKYRYSVLRGDIQKDCRKILIQICDLEGINILKGVVSKDPVHIHIEYRPSQNISTIVKKLKGHSSRKLQEKFPELRNRYWGRHFWAIVFRCWSIGNITDKMVNEYLEHHRKSTNDNDNFILE
- a CDS encoding IS1/IS1595 family N-terminal zinc-binding domain-containing protein, which gives rise to MKYIKCISFDVIRKGRQNSKPRFYCKDCKKYFQLEYIYQA